From the genome of Jannaschia sp. S6380:
AAAGCGGCGCAGGGCCTGGTCGGCGCGCTGGCCGCCGTCGGCCGCCAGGAGGAGGCGCAGGAGGCCGCCGATTCCTTCGCCGACGCCGCGCGCGCCGCCGGTCTGCATCTCGACGCACCCTTGGCGGTGGAGCCTCGCCCCATCCCCATCGAGCCGGCCGAGCCGCCGCCCCGCAAGATGCTGCGCCGCCAGTCCATCGGGTTCTGCCGCGCCCCCGACGGCGTGCGGATCGCCTATGCCACGGTCGGCGAGGGGCCACCGCTGGTCAAGGCGGCGAACTGGCTGAACCACCTGGAGCTGGACTGGAACAGCCCGATCTGGGGGCCGACCTTCCAATCCTGCGCCGAGGGGCGCACCTTCCTGCGCTACGACGAACGCGGCTGCGGCCTGTCCGACTGGGACGTGGGCGACCTGGGCTTCGAGGCCTTCGTCCGGGATCTCGAAACCGTCGTGGATGCCGTCGGGCTGGACCGGTTTCCCCTGCTGGGTATCAGCCAGGGCTGCGCGGTCTCGATCGCATATGCCGCGTGCCACCCCGAACGGGTCAGCGCATTGATCCTCGTCTCGGGTTACGCGACCGGCTGGCGGATCGGCGCCACGCCCGAGGAGCAGGCCCGGCGCGAGGCGGTGCTGACCCTGACGCGGCACGGCTGGGGTACGCCAAATCCGGCCTATCGCCACATCTTCAGCCAGACCTTCATGCCCGATGCCAACCCCGAGGATCTGGCCTGGTTCGACGAGTTCCAGCGGCAGAGCACCTCGCCCGAGAACGCCGTCCGCTTTCAGGAGGCGTTCGGCACGATCGACGTGCGCGACGACCTGGCCCGTGTTCAGGCGCCGACGCTGGTGTTCCATTCCACGGACGACCAGCGGATCGCGCTGCGGCAGGGGCGCGAGCTGGCGATCGGCATTCCCGGCGCCCGCTTCGTCCCGCTGGAAAGCCGCAATCACATCCTTCTGGGGGACGAACCGGCCTGGCGGGTCTGCCGGGCCGCCAGCGCCGCATTCCTGGAAGAACACGGCCTCTGACAGAACCGCGTCAATCGCTGAGCGACGGTCGTTCCGCGCGCAGCACCTCGATCGCGTCGGCCACGTGGACGTCCGCGATGCTGTCGTCGCCGCGCGCCGTCCGGATCCGGTGCGCCTGCATCAGGACCTCGGCATGGGTGCGCCCCGCAGGCGGTTCGAAGCGATAGGAGGCCAGCTCGATCAACATGCCCAGCGGGTCGCGGAAGTAGATCGAGTTCATGAAGCCGCGGTCCTTCTCGCCCGAATGGGTGACGCCGCGCGCGTCCAGGCGGGCGACGAGTTGCGAATAGGTCGACTGGCTGACGGCGAAGGCAATGTGATGCATCATCCCCGGCAAGGCCCGCGCCGGACCGCCGCCGGGACGGCGCGCCTCGTTGGTGAAGATCGTGATCAGCCGCCCATCGCCGGGATCGAAATACAGATGCCCCTCGTCCGGGTCGTCGAGATTGGGCTGCTCGAACACGAAAGGCATCCCCAGGACCCCCTCCCAGAAGTCGATCGACGTCTGTCGATCGGCCCCCATCATCGTGACGTGGTGCAGTGCCTGAACCTGAAGTCTCTGCATGGGTACCCTCCTCATTCGATCGATCGATGCGTCTCGCGCCACTACCTAGTGCGATCCACGCCGCGCGTGCACCCGCACGCGCGCAACCGGACCGTGCCCCTCCGCACGCCGCCCCGGCCTCAGCGCAGTCCGACATAGCTTTCGGCCATGGCCGCCCTGGCCGCGCGCCCGTCGCAAAGGGCGGCGAACTCGGCGGCCCGCAGGCGGCGGTCGAACCCGGTTTCGTCCGCGAAGCGGTGCAGCAGGCGCGTGAACCACCAGCTGAAACGCTGTGCCTTCCAGACCGCGGCCAGCGCGCGTTCGGAATAGCGGTCGATCCCCTCTTTGTCGCCCACGCTGAAATGACGGCCCAGCGCCTCCTGCAGAAGGCCCACGTCCGACAGTGCCAGGTTCAGGCCCTTCGCCCCTGTCGGCGGCACGATATGCGCCGCGTCGCCGCACAGGAACAGCCGGCCCCGGCGCATCGGCTCGCAGACGAAGGACCGAAGCGGGGCGATCGATTTTTCGATCGACGGGCCGATCACGAGCGCCTCGGCCTGCGCGGGCGGGATGCGGCGCCGAAGCTCGTCCCAGAAGGCGTCGTCGGTCCACGCCTCCGGCCGGTCGGACAGGTCGCATTGCACGTAGTAGCGGCTGAGATTGGCGTTCCGCATCGAGCAGAGGGCGAAGCCCCGGTCCGACCCGGCATAGATCAGTTCGGCATCGACGGGTGGCGTCTCGGACAGGACGCCCAGCCAGCCGAACGGATAGACCCGCTCGAACTCGCGCCGGGCCGCGGCCGGAATTGCCTGCCGGCTGGGCCCGTGGAAGCCGTCGCAGCCGACCACGAAATCACCGGCGGCCCTCCGGTCGCGCCCCTCATGGCGAAACGTGACCGACGGCGCGTCCCCGTCCAGATCGTGCAGCGCGACATCCGCGACGTCGTGCAGCACGGTGCCGCCTGCGGCATCGCGCGCGGCGTAGAGGTCGCGCGTCACCTCGGTCTGGCCATAGACCGTCACCGAATGGCCGGTCAGGTCGCGCAGGTCGATCCGGACCGCTCGGTCGCCCCGCGCGATCAGGGTTCCGTCATGGCGGATCCCCTCGCGCTCCAGGCGCGCGCCCACCCCGGCCCGGCGCAGCAGGGCGCAGCTTCCATGTTCCAGCACGCCCGCGCGGATCCGGCCGAGGACATGCGCCCGCGACCGCCGCTCCAGGACGACGCTCTCGATCCCCTGCCGGGACAGCGCCTGCGACAGCAACAGGCCCGATGGCCCGCCGCCGATGATCACGACCTGCGTCCGCATTGCATCCCCCCCGGGTATAGTCTGCCGCCGGACGCGCGAAAGACAAGGTCAGACGGCGCGCGTCGTGGCGCCGGGCTGCAAGTGCACGGGCAGCGTCGTGACCGGGCCGGGACGCAATCCGTTCAGGCGGGCCAGCAGATGCTGTGCCCCGATCTCGCCGATCTGGCGGCGCGGAGTCGCCAGCGTCGTGATCGGGCGCGTCATGACCGACGTCAGGTCCAGCCCGTTGAAACCGACGATGCCGATGTCGCCCGGCACGTCCAGTCCGGCACGTTCGGCGGCCATCATGCCACCGAACGCCATGTTGTCGGTCAGGAAGAACACGACGTCGGGCGGTTCGGTCAGATCGATCCGGCCGAACCCCTCGGATCCGGCGGCGAAGCTGTTGCCGCCGGTCACGGCCACGCGGCGCGGGGCGGCGGCGCCGACATCGGCGAAGGCGCGGGCGATCCCGTCGAACCGCTTGTCGGCGCGCACGTCGACGCCGGGCGGCGCACCCACATAGGCCGGAGCGCGATAGCCCAGGGCCGCGACGTGGCGGCCGAGTTCCATCCCGGCGGCCAGGTGGTCGATGCCCACGCAGATGTCGATCGGATCATCGGTCACGTCCCAGATCTCCAGCACCGGGCGGCGTTCGCGCGCGAGGCGTTCGCGCAAGGTAGGGTGATGGGTCACGCCGGTCAGGATGATCGCCGCCGGCCGCCAGGCCAGCGTCCGCTCCGCCCATCGCAGCTCGCGGTCCGGGTCGTAGTCGCTGGTATCCATGACGCTGGAATAGCCGGCCTTCTCGAACGTCCGGCGCATCCCCGACAGGACATCCGCGAACACGTCGTTCAGAAGCGTCGGAAGCGAAATCCCCACCAGGGTGGAATTGGTCACCGCCAGGGCCCGCGCCGCCGAGTTCGGGAAATACCCCATTTCCTGCGCCAGACGGACGACGCGCTTGGCGGTGGCGTCCGACACGCCGTCGACCCCCCGCATCGCGCGGCTGACCGTCATAAGCGATACGCCGGCCGCGCGGGCGACCTCGTGGATGCCGATCCGGTCGGTGGATTTGGCGCGCGACATGGCCCACCCGGCGTTAACGTTAACGTCGATCGGCAAACTGCCACCTTCCCAGCGACCCGTCCAGCCGGAAGGATGGGTCCAGCACTTGGGATGGGGAGACCGGGTTGCCGCGCATCACCTTCGACAGCGTCGAGAAGTCCTTCGGGCGCACCCGCGTCCTGCCGCCGCTCGACCTGGTATTGGAGGATGGGGAGTTCACCGTCCTCGTCGGCCCCTCGGGCTGCGGCAAGTCGACGACCCTGCGCCTTCTGGCGGGGCTGGAGACGCTTTCGGGCGGCGAGATCTATTTCGACGACCG
Proteins encoded in this window:
- a CDS encoding alpha/beta fold hydrolase; the protein is MQITLLGVLEVSRAETALPLPSSRKARALLGYLAATSRPVRRERLCELFWDLPDDPRGALRWALSRLRSVVDDDAERIQADRERVAFLPQGARVDWAVIRARLRDDPPLLPLPDLREMAEALSRPLLEGLDAAGDEDWRAWLTAEREDARLLHLDVLRRLALHPAVAQDEALAWARRWTAATPLDVKAAQGLVGALAAVGRQEEAQEAADSFADAARAAGLHLDAPLAVEPRPIPIEPAEPPPRKMLRRQSIGFCRAPDGVRIAYATVGEGPPLVKAANWLNHLELDWNSPIWGPTFQSCAEGRTFLRYDERGCGLSDWDVGDLGFEAFVRDLETVVDAVGLDRFPLLGISQGCAVSIAYAACHPERVSALILVSGYATGWRIGATPEEQARREAVLTLTRHGWGTPNPAYRHIFSQTFMPDANPEDLAWFDEFQRQSTSPENAVRFQEAFGTIDVRDDLARVQAPTLVFHSTDDQRIALRQGRELAIGIPGARFVPLESRNHILLGDEPAWRVCRAASAAFLEEHGL
- a CDS encoding VOC family protein yields the protein MQRLQVQALHHVTMMGADRQTSIDFWEGVLGMPFVFEQPNLDDPDEGHLYFDPGDGRLITIFTNEARRPGGGPARALPGMMHHIAFAVSQSTYSQLVARLDARGVTHSGEKDRGFMNSIYFRDPLGMLIELASYRFEPPAGRTHAEVLMQAHRIRTARGDDSIADVHVADAIEVLRAERPSLSD
- the pobA gene encoding 4-hydroxybenzoate 3-monooxygenase, coding for MRTQVVIIGGGPSGLLLSQALSRQGIESVVLERRSRAHVLGRIRAGVLEHGSCALLRRAGVGARLEREGIRHDGTLIARGDRAVRIDLRDLTGHSVTVYGQTEVTRDLYAARDAAGGTVLHDVADVALHDLDGDAPSVTFRHEGRDRRAAGDFVVGCDGFHGPSRQAIPAAARREFERVYPFGWLGVLSETPPVDAELIYAGSDRGFALCSMRNANLSRYYVQCDLSDRPEAWTDDAFWDELRRRIPPAQAEALVIGPSIEKSIAPLRSFVCEPMRRGRLFLCGDAAHIVPPTGAKGLNLALSDVGLLQEALGRHFSVGDKEGIDRYSERALAAVWKAQRFSWWFTRLLHRFADETGFDRRLRAAEFAALCDGRAARAAMAESYVGLR
- a CDS encoding LacI family DNA-binding transcriptional regulator, giving the protein MSRAKSTDRIGIHEVARAAGVSLMTVSRAMRGVDGVSDATAKRVVRLAQEMGYFPNSAARALAVTNSTLVGISLPTLLNDVFADVLSGMRRTFEKAGYSSVMDTSDYDPDRELRWAERTLAWRPAAIILTGVTHHPTLRERLARERRPVLEIWDVTDDPIDICVGIDHLAAGMELGRHVAALGYRAPAYVGAPPGVDVRADKRFDGIARAFADVGAAAPRRVAVTGGNSFAAGSEGFGRIDLTEPPDVVFFLTDNMAFGGMMAAERAGLDVPGDIGIVGFNGLDLTSVMTRPITTLATPRRQIGEIGAQHLLARLNGLRPGPVTTLPVHLQPGATTRAV